One region of Rana temporaria chromosome 9, aRanTem1.1, whole genome shotgun sequence genomic DNA includes:
- the LOC120914525 gene encoding olfactory receptor 5V1-like, producing the protein MEQRNQTMVTFFIIKGISDIPELQAPIFFLVLFIYLFTLGGNMTIVLLVCLDRHLHTPMYFFLANLSMIDVCSTTVTLHKILLIGLTGNHDISYLDCIAQIYFFGSFISDELWFLTAMGYDRYVAVCNPLRYTVIMNQKTCTLLASVCWALGFVVIIPYAVLVTVFSCYRSNIVNHFFCDLVQVIKLSCSNTSVLETLFIVEGAVLMALVPFLLTILSYIFIITTILRIRSSTGRRKAFYTCSSHLTVVILLHTTLVYQYLRPISADSLEYNKLLSLFNTAAVPILNPLIYSLNNKDVKSALKKRLLLFRTKK; encoded by the coding sequence ATGGAACAAAGAAATCAGACCatggttacattttttattatcaaaggaatCTCAGACATTCCAGAGCTGCAGGCTCCAATCTTTTTTCTGGTTCTTTTTATATATCTCTTCACTCTTGGTGGAAACATGACCATTGTTCTGTTGGTCTGCCTTGATCGCCATCTTCACActccaatgtattttttcttgGCAAATCTATCCATGATCGATGTGTGCTCTACGACCGTCACTCTACACAAGATCCTTCTCATAGGTCTAACTGGGAATCATGACATTTCATATCTCGACTGCATTGCCCAGATCTATTTCTTTGGAAGCTTCATTAGTGATGAACTATGGTTTCTTACTGCCATGGGTTATGACAGATATGTTGCTGTTTGTAATCCCTTGAGATACACAGTTATCATGAATCAGAAAACCTGCACTCTTCTAGCTTCTGTCTGTTGGGCTCTTGGATTTGTGGTAATAATCCCGTATGCTGTTTTGGTGACTGTTTTTTCCTGTTACAGGTCCAACATTGTAAATCACTTCTTCTGTGACCTGGTGCAAGTCATAAAACTCTCCTGCAGCAACACTTCTGTTCTGGAGACCTTGTTCATAGTCGAAGGGGCAGTCCTGATGGCTCTTGTACCATTCTTGTTAACTATTCTATCCTACATTTTTATTATCACCACCATACTAAGGATTCGTTCCAGCACAGGAAGACGTAAAGCTTTCTACACATGTTCCTCACACCTCACAGTTGTTATTCTTCTCCATACTACCTTAGTCTATCAGTACTTGAGGCCCATTTCAGCAGACAGTCTAGAGTACAATAAGCTGCTCTCCCTATTTAACACGGCTGCTGTCCCTATATTAAACCCTCTCATCTACAGCCTCAACAATAAAGATGTAaagtcagctttaaaaaaaagattgctaCTTTTCAGAACTAAAAAATAA